TTTTCGATCGTGAAATTGACCTTGTGCCAGCCCAGCTCGGCCAAGGCGCGCCGGAGACGCTGAGTGCCCTTTGTCTCGCCTCCACCCGAGCCGATGATCTCCTCAATTGGGATGGATAGCGCGCCGAGCGCCGCTTCCAACTCCCCGATCGCGTCGGGAAAATCGACGCTCAGGATGGCCGTGGCATGGCTGTGAAACTCAATTTGGAAGCCGCGAGCGGCCAGATCTTCAAACATGCTCGTCCAAGAGTCGCTTCTGATGCGCCCAGGTGCCATAGATTGCCGGGCTAGGGCGAGGCCCCTATGCTCACCGAGGCGATTGCGCACGAGAGGATTGGCCACCTATCCGACTTTGCCGGCAAGCGGGTAGAGCGGTGGTGGGTGGATGCCCTGTTTCTCGCACTAGATCGTCTCATTGAGGATAGGGAGCTGGACGGAGAGCGCGTCAGCCCTGAGCGCTACGGCTCCCTATTGGGGCGATCGAGCTTCGCCCAAATTGCGGGTGCCCGCAGCTTGGAGAAGGATCTTGCGACCAAGCACCTAGTCGCCCTCTACACCGCTTGTGGCGGTAGAGAGCGCTTTTCCGATCAGCACGTCCGTGAGCGGACGGAACTGACCATACCCGATGTTCAATGGTTTGCCGCTAACGACAATCGACCCCAGGGAGCTGTGCATCCCTCAAATCCACGGTTCACTACCCGCTCTGCTGAGGCCTTGGCGGGCGATTTTACATTGGAGGATCTGGGCTTCATCTTCGTTCCTTCGTCACTACGACGAAGCCCAGATCCTCCTTAAATCACAACCTCAAATCTGTGCCATTGGTGCTGACGGCGGACACGCGACCTTGGTGAGCTTCGAATCCGTGCCCGCGGACTTGAACGCGAACGCGGCCCCGGCTGCCGCGGTGCTGGCGACGGCCGCTCCAACGAGCACCTTCTGCTTCGTGTCCATCAGACTGTCCCTCTCTCAAGGGGCCGCGCGACCGACGTGTTCCTGCTCGTCCTCTCCTCATCACCAGCGGATGCAATCTTGAACGCCAAGATTTGTGCGCGGTGGATCTGGGGAGGCTCGGCGAACAGCGAAGCAGCGCTTCCGGATAGCGCCGTGCCGATTTCGCCCGACAGATGCGTCTCGCGCCCTGCCTCGTCGGCGAAGGTATCGAGGATGGCGAACCGAGTCTTTCCGAGACGCAGAGCGTACCACGACAGGGTGCCAGGCTCCCGCTCCACGGCCGATCGGGCTCCTTGGAGGAAGCGGGCAACCTCTTCCTCCGCACCGTCCCGTGCTTCAAGCGGAACATGCAGGGCCAAGCGCGGCAGGGCGTCCGCCGCCGGCACCTTGAGGGCGAGGATGTCGGCCGGCTCGATCTCCGGCAATCCGTTGAGGATGGTGAAGGTCTTCACGACCAGCGCCCGGCCGACCGTGCCGAACAGATGCTTCAGCCGGCCGGCATTGCCGGGGAAGGTATCGAAGATGGCGAAGTCGGCGGGGCCAAAGCGCAGCGCGTACCAGTGCCGCGTGTCCTGCTCATGCTCGACCGGCTCCAGCGCACCCCGGAGGAATTCAGCGGCATCTTCCTGGTGGGTCGGCCCGGCTTCAATGCCTACGAACAGTGCCTTGTGCATCTTTTCTCTCCTTGTTCCGATGGTAGCGCCTCGAGCTCCACGGAAGGCGTCCTGGGCCTAAATCATGGGAAGTTCGCGCGGCCGGGCGCCGACAGCCCGTTCGGCCAGGGCGACTTCCCCGGCCCGCGCACCCCTGGCGGGCGCGTGCTGGAGGAGATCGCGGCCAGCCACGGCGCGACCGCACGCCAAGTGGCGCTTCGCTTCCTGGTGCGTCGGCCATCGCTGTTCGCTATGGTCAACGAGTCCTGACCCTAGGTCTGCCGACATACTTGGTCGCAAGCTGATCGACACCGCCGCTACACGTGCTCCAAAGCGGCGGTGTCGATCGGCATCGATAAGCGTCCTGTTCCCGGTTATTCCGCCAATCAACCGTGCGGGCGCATAACAACCTTGATCACACCTTCTTCCTTGTCGCGGAATTTAGCGTACATTTCTGGCGCGTCTTCAAGACTGGCCGGGTGGGTGATCACGAAGCTGGGGTCGATCGCGCCCGCGACGATTTTTTCCAGCAACGGTCTAGTATAGCGCTGCACGTGGGTTTGGCCGAGCTTGATCGTTAGTCCTTTGTTCATCGCTGCACCGATCGGAAGCTTGTCACCCATCCCGACGTAGACGCCGGGCACGGAGACCGTGCCGCCCTTGCGGCAGCTCATGATCGCCTGCCGCAGGACGTGGACGCGATCAGTGGCGAGCATCATGCTTGCCTTCACCTTGTCCATGACCGCGTCCGCCGCCCCGTGCGCGGCCGCCTCGCAGCCGACAGCATCGATGCAGCTGTCGGGGCCCCGGCCCTTGGTTCGCGCCTGCAGCTCGTCGTAGACATCGGTTTCGGCGAAGTTAATCGTCTCAGCGCCACCGGCCTCCGCCATGGCGAGTCGCTCGGGCACCTCGTCGATCGCGATCACGCGGCCGGCGCCCATCATCAGCGCGGAGCGGATGGCGAACTGGCCGACCGGACCGCAGCCCCAGATCGCGACGGTGTCGCCATGCTCGATCTGCGCATTCTCGGCGGCCATGTAGCCGGTCGGGAAGATATCCGATAGGAAGAGGGCCTGCTCGTCGGTAACGTTGTCGGGAATCTTGATCGGACCGACATCCGCCATCGGCACGCGGAGATACTCCGCCTGACCGCCGCAGTAGCCGCCCAGCATGTGGCTGAAGCCGAACAGCCCGGCGGGCGAATGGCCCATCGCCTTGGCGGCCATCTCGGCGTTCGGATTGGTCCGATCGCAGGCCGCAAACAGACCCTTCTTGCAGAACCAGCAATCGCCGCAGCTGATCGTGAACGGCACCACCACCCGGTCCCCGATCTTGAGGTTGGTGACCTCGGACCCGAGCGCCACGACCTCGCCCATGTTCTCGTGGCCGAGGATGTCGCCGGCCTCCATGGTGGGCTGGTAGCCATCCAGCAGGTGAAGGTCCGACCCGCAGATCGCGCAGGCGGTTACTTTGATGATCGCATCGCGCGGGTGCTTGATCTCGGGATCCGCAACGGTGTCGACGCGGACATCGCCTTTACCGTGCCAGCATAGTGCGCGCATGTCGTTTCCTCATCTGAGTGCATGTCCCTGTCGTCAGGGCCATGTCTATGACGCTCAACGCCTTGAGCCGCGGCATGGGTCCCTGTCCATTTGATTCGTTTACATCAACGAGCGGCCGTAAAACGGCCGTACGGCCAGCGGGTTGAACGCAGACGGCATGCCCGGCTTGAAAGCCAGCAAGATAATGAAGTGGGTCGCCCAGGCCGTGCAGCCGGCCGACACGATGGTGATAGGTTCTCACAGGCTGCGCGTCTTCCGCCCTGAGCGTATGGCATGGTCGGCCAGGGCAAAGGACGCATAGATTCCGCAGAGGCAAACCAGGCCGGCGAGCAGCACCAACCACAGATCGTGGTCGTGCCGGACGCAGTCGAAAACCTGTACGACCTGGGAGTACATCATGCTCGGCTAACGGCAAGGCGTTAAGACATCTCCAACCGGCTCATATCGGCTTTCCCTGGCTGTGATCCAGGACCAAGGAAGCCGCAGTCGGGTTCTGCGCAGCCATGAACACTTACGTTGCCGAGCCCGCGCCTGTCGTCCGAACCGGCGACCATGCTCGACTGACATAACTTGATTTCGGTCCTCCGGGTCGGTTCCCAGTCGCTACAAAGATTTATGCCTCGCATCGCCGTGGCGCTGGTGGCATTAAGGGCATGATCGGAGGATTACGTCCATGGCACGCAAGAGCATCAAAAGCGACGCGGTGAAACTCAAGGGCGAGACGGCCAAGAAGGCACCGCCGCTGCCGGCGGGTGCCGACCAGCCGACGAACTATGCCGAGCAGCAGGGCCATGGCGGCGAAACCCGCCAGACGACCTCGGACGCGGCACTTACCATGACCACGCAGCAGGGCATCCCGATCGCGGACGCCCAGAACAGTCTCAAGGCGGGTCTGCGGGGCCCCACGCTGCTCGAGGACTTCATCCTCCGCGAAAAGATCTTCCATTTCGATCACGAGCGCATCCCGGAGCGCGTCGTCCACGCACGCGGCTATGGCGCGCACGGCGTGTTCGAGCTGACCGACAGTCTGGCCGACTACACCCGCGCCGACGTGCTGAGCACGGTCGGGCAGCAGACGGAGGTGTTCGTCCGCTTCTCAACGGTAGCGGGCAACAAGGGCTCGCGCGATCTGGCGCGCGACGTGCGCGGCTTCGCCGTCAAGATGTACACGAAGCAGGGCAACTGGGACATCGTCGGCAACAACATCCCGGTGTTCTTCATCCAGGATGCCATCAAGTTCCCCGATCTGGTCCATGCGGCTAAGCAGGAGCCCGACCGGGCGTTCCCCCAGGCGCAAACCGCACACGACAATTTCTGGGATTTCGCCAGCCTCACCCCGGAAGCCTGGCACATGATCATGTGGATCATGTCCGATCGCACGATCCCCCGCTCCTTCCGCACGATGGAGGGCTTCGGCGTCCACAGCTTCCGCCTGGTGAACGCGGAAGGCAGGTCGACCTTCGTCAAGTTCCACTGGAAGCCGCGCCAGGGGCTCCAGTCGGTGCTGTGGAACGAAGCGGTCAAGATCAGCGGCGCCGATCCCGACTATCATCGCCGCGATCTCTGGGAGGCGATCGAGAGCGGTGACTTCCCGCAATGGGATCTCGGCGTCCAGCTGTTCGATCAGGAAACCGCCGACAAGCTTCCCTTCGACCATCTCGACTCGACCAAGCTCATCCCCGAGGAGGACGTGCCGGTCCGCATCGTCGGTACGCTCACGCTTAATCGCAACGTCGACAACTTCTTCGCCGAAACCGAGCAGGTCGCCTACTGCACGCAGAACATCGTGCCGGGCATCGACTTCAGTGACGACCCGCTGCTGCACGGCCGCAACTTCTCCTATCTCGATACCCAGCTGAAGCGGCTCGGCAGCCCGAACTTCACCCACCTGCCGATCAATGCCCCGCGCTGTCCGGTGATGAACTTCCAGCAGGACGGCCACATGGCGATGCGCAATCCGAAGGGGCGCGTGAACTATGAGCCGAACAGCTGGGGCGCGGAAGGCGGTCCGCGCGAGAACGCGGAGATCGGCTTCACCAGCTTCCCCGCCGAGGTTCAGGGGACTAAGCAGCGGGTTCGGTCCGAAACCTTTGCCGATCATTACAGCCAGGCGCGGCAGTTCTATCTCAGCCAGCAGCCGATCGAGCAGAAGCACATCGGCG
The window above is part of the Sphingomonas sp. JUb134 genome. Proteins encoded here:
- a CDS encoding catalase produces the protein MARKSIKSDAVKLKGETAKKAPPLPAGADQPTNYAEQQGHGGETRQTTSDAALTMTTQQGIPIADAQNSLKAGLRGPTLLEDFILREKIFHFDHERIPERVVHARGYGAHGVFELTDSLADYTRADVLSTVGQQTEVFVRFSTVAGNKGSRDLARDVRGFAVKMYTKQGNWDIVGNNIPVFFIQDAIKFPDLVHAAKQEPDRAFPQAQTAHDNFWDFASLTPEAWHMIMWIMSDRTIPRSFRTMEGFGVHSFRLVNAEGRSTFVKFHWKPRQGLQSVLWNEAVKISGADPDYHRRDLWEAIESGDFPQWDLGVQLFDQETADKLPFDHLDSTKLIPEEDVPVRIVGTLTLNRNVDNFFAETEQVAYCTQNIVPGIDFSDDPLLHGRNFSYLDTQLKRLGSPNFTHLPINAPRCPVMNFQQDGHMAMRNPKGRVNYEPNSWGAEGGPRENAEIGFTSFPAEVQGTKQRVRSETFADHYSQARQFYLSQQPIEQKHIGDALVFELSKVDRVDIRARAVSHLRNIDEDLAATVADGLGLDLPDAAKAAKPTLDLPTSSALSIVANGPANFAGRKMGLLLTDGSSAELFNALTKALEAEGAVWEVVAPKIGGVTLDDGTKVAAKQKIDGGPSVLFDAVAVLPSEEGVAMLAKDAASKDFVADAFGHCKFIGYTDAAATLFDASRVPELDDGFVALSKSKDVKAFVTTCRDLRFWAREMKVDLDAAA
- a CDS encoding putative quinol monooxygenase — its product is MHKALFVGIEAGPTHQEDAAEFLRGALEPVEHEQDTRHWYALRFGPADFAIFDTFPGNAGRLKHLFGTVGRALVVKTFTILNGLPEIEPADILALKVPAADALPRLALHVPLEARDGAEEEVARFLQGARSAVEREPGTLSWYALRLGKTRFAILDTFADEAGRETHLSGEIGTALSGSAASLFAEPPQIHRAQILAFKIASAGDEERTSRNTSVARPLERGTV
- a CDS encoding zinc-dependent alcohol dehydrogenase; the protein is MRALCWHGKGDVRVDTVADPEIKHPRDAIIKVTACAICGSDLHLLDGYQPTMEAGDILGHENMGEVVALGSEVTNLKIGDRVVVPFTISCGDCWFCKKGLFAACDRTNPNAEMAAKAMGHSPAGLFGFSHMLGGYCGGQAEYLRVPMADVGPIKIPDNVTDEQALFLSDIFPTGYMAAENAQIEHGDTVAIWGCGPVGQFAIRSALMMGAGRVIAIDEVPERLAMAEAGGAETINFAETDVYDELQARTKGRGPDSCIDAVGCEAAAHGAADAVMDKVKASMMLATDRVHVLRQAIMSCRKGGTVSVPGVYVGMGDKLPIGAAMNKGLTIKLGQTHVQRYTRPLLEKIVAGAIDPSFVITHPASLEDAPEMYAKFRDKEEGVIKVVMRPHG